The proteins below come from a single Comamonas antarctica genomic window:
- a CDS encoding cell division protein FtsQ/DivIB has translation MKRTLPAPLDVKLMNVTASVLFVGCAALVLAAASWWVVRHPAFSISRIIVEGEMVHNNAFTLRANVAPSLTGNFFTIDLRAAREAFEEVPWVREAQVKREYPNSLRVELHEHVAEAFWGPDTGAEMVNSFGEVFEANIGEVERDGIPRLQGPAGTSQQVLQVYRMLAPALAPLALEIDELTLSERGSWRAKLANGAQMELGGGTVEQVLQRVQRFVRTLATVTAQYQRKADALESADLRYEDGYALRLHGVSTVQGKMPPPRPQPQPKPAAARR, from the coding sequence ATGAAGCGCACGCTGCCCGCACCGCTTGACGTCAAGCTCATGAACGTGACCGCCTCGGTCCTGTTCGTGGGCTGCGCTGCGCTGGTGCTGGCGGCGGCCAGCTGGTGGGTGGTGCGCCACCCGGCTTTTTCGATCAGCCGCATCATTGTCGAGGGCGAGATGGTGCACAACAACGCGTTCACGCTGCGCGCCAACGTCGCGCCCAGCCTCACCGGCAATTTCTTCACCATCGACCTGCGCGCGGCCCGCGAGGCCTTCGAGGAAGTGCCCTGGGTGCGCGAAGCCCAGGTGAAGCGCGAGTACCCGAACAGCCTGCGCGTCGAGCTGCACGAGCATGTCGCCGAAGCCTTCTGGGGCCCGGACACGGGCGCGGAGATGGTCAACAGCTTCGGCGAGGTCTTCGAGGCCAATATCGGCGAGGTCGAGCGCGACGGCATTCCGCGGCTGCAGGGCCCGGCGGGCACCTCGCAGCAGGTGCTGCAGGTCTACCGCATGCTGGCGCCGGCGCTGGCGCCGCTGGCGCTGGAGATCGACGAACTCACGCTCAGCGAGCGCGGCAGCTGGCGGGCGAAGCTGGCCAACGGCGCGCAGATGGAACTTGGCGGCGGCACGGTGGAGCAGGTGTTGCAGCGCGTGCAGCGTTTCGTGCGCACGCTGGCCACCGTCACCGCGCAATACCAACGCAAGGCCGATGCACTGGAATCGGCCGATCTGCGCTATGAGGATGGCTATGCGCTGCGGCTGCATGGCGTGAGCACAGTACAGGGCAAGATGCCGCCCCCGCGTCCCCAACCCCAGCCCAAGCCGGCTGCGGCGCGGCGCTGA
- the ftsW gene encoding putative lipid II flippase FtsW translates to MAAWFGGLSEKAVDVLPVRVGGPQYRRPTVTPASVLGLDQALIWMVIGLLAWSIVMVYSASIAMPDNPRFGKIAPTHFLLRHSMSIGMAFVGALLAFQVSMATWERIARKLFLVSLVLLVAVLIPHVGTVVNGARRWLSLGIMNFQPSELAKFAVLIYAADYMVRKMAVKERFFRAVLPMGAAVVVVGVLLLAEPDMGAFMVIVVIAMGILFLGGVNARMFFLIAFLVVLAFVIMIGFSEWRRERIFAYLNPWDEKHALGKGYQLSHALIAIGRGEIFGVGLGRSVEKLHWLPEAHTDFLLAVIGEEFGLMGVLILIIMFLWITRRIMHIGRRAVALDRVFSGLVAQGVAVWVGFQAFINMGVNLGALPTKGLTLPFMSFGGSAILMNLVALAVVLRVDYENKELMRGGHP, encoded by the coding sequence ATGGCCGCCTGGTTTGGCGGCCTGTCGGAAAAGGCCGTCGATGTGCTGCCGGTGCGCGTCGGCGGGCCGCAGTACCGCCGACCCACCGTGACGCCGGCCAGCGTGCTGGGCCTCGACCAGGCGCTGATCTGGATGGTGATCGGGCTGCTGGCCTGGAGCATCGTGATGGTCTATTCGGCCTCGATCGCGATGCCCGACAACCCGCGCTTCGGCAAGATCGCGCCGACCCACTTCCTGCTGCGCCACAGCATGTCGATCGGCATGGCCTTCGTCGGCGCGCTGCTGGCCTTCCAGGTGTCGATGGCGACCTGGGAGCGCATCGCGCGCAAGCTGTTCCTGGTCTCGCTGGTGCTGCTGGTCGCGGTGCTGATTCCGCATGTCGGCACCGTGGTCAACGGCGCGCGCCGCTGGCTGTCGCTGGGCATCATGAACTTCCAGCCGTCGGAGCTCGCCAAGTTCGCGGTATTGATCTATGCGGCCGACTACATGGTGCGCAAGATGGCGGTGAAGGAGCGGTTCTTCCGCGCCGTGCTGCCCATGGGCGCGGCGGTGGTGGTGGTCGGCGTGCTGCTGCTGGCCGAACCCGACATGGGCGCGTTCATGGTGATCGTGGTGATCGCCATGGGCATCCTGTTCCTCGGCGGCGTGAACGCGCGCATGTTCTTCCTGATCGCGTTCCTGGTGGTGCTGGCGTTCGTGATCATGATCGGCTTCTCCGAATGGCGGCGCGAGCGGATCTTCGCCTATCTCAATCCCTGGGACGAGAAGCACGCGCTGGGCAAGGGCTACCAGCTGTCGCATGCGCTCATTGCCATCGGCCGCGGCGAGATCTTCGGCGTCGGCCTGGGGCGCAGCGTCGAGAAGCTGCACTGGCTGCCCGAGGCGCATACCGACTTCCTGCTGGCCGTCATCGGCGAGGAATTCGGCCTGATGGGCGTGCTGATCCTGATCATCATGTTCCTCTGGATCACGCGCCGCATCATGCACATCGGCCGCCGCGCGGTGGCGCTCGACCGCGTGTTCTCCGGGCTGGTGGCGCAGGGCGTCGCGGTGTGGGTCGGCTTCCAGGCCTTCATCAACATGGGGGTGAACCTGGGCGCACTGCCGACCAAGGGGCTGACGCTGCCGTTCATGAGCTTTGGCGGGTCGGCGATATTGATGAATCTGGTGGCGCTGGCCGTGGTGTTGCGCGTGGATTACGAGAACAAGGAACTCATGCGCGGAGGACATCCATGA
- a CDS encoding D-alanine--D-alanine ligase yields MSGLDAKAHMDIDVKAFGKVAVLMGGRSSEREVSLMSGQGVLDALRARGVDAHAFDPAERELSALKAEGFARCFIALHGRYGEDGTVQGALELLDIPYTGPGVMASSIAMDKIMTKRIWRFEGLPTPDWRLVASADETRAALAALGAPMIVKPAREGSTIGLTKVVDAEQCAQAYALASQYDPEVLCEQFIDGDETTCPVLESAGRANALPVIRIVAPEGNYDYQNKYFTDTTQYHCPSGLPQSEEQDIQRIVEKAFRTLGCRGWARADIMVRASDRKPFLLEINTSPGMTSHSLVPMAARASGISYEDLCLRILANAALDGGTGRP; encoded by the coding sequence ATGAGCGGATTGGATGCGAAGGCGCATATGGATATCGATGTGAAGGCATTCGGCAAGGTCGCCGTGCTGATGGGGGGGCGCTCGTCCGAGCGCGAGGTGTCGCTGATGTCGGGCCAGGGCGTGCTGGACGCGCTGCGCGCGCGCGGCGTCGATGCGCATGCGTTCGACCCGGCCGAGCGCGAGCTGTCGGCGCTCAAGGCCGAAGGCTTTGCGCGCTGCTTCATCGCGCTGCATGGCCGCTATGGCGAGGACGGCACGGTGCAGGGCGCGCTCGAACTGCTGGACATTCCGTATACCGGCCCGGGTGTCATGGCATCGAGCATTGCCATGGACAAGATCATGACCAAGCGCATCTGGCGCTTCGAAGGCCTGCCCACGCCCGACTGGCGCCTGGTGGCCAGCGCCGACGAAACCCGCGCCGCGCTCGCCGCGCTGGGCGCGCCGATGATCGTCAAGCCGGCGCGCGAAGGCTCGACCATCGGCCTGACCAAGGTCGTGGACGCCGAGCAATGCGCGCAGGCCTATGCGCTGGCGTCGCAGTACGACCCCGAGGTGCTGTGCGAGCAGTTCATCGACGGCGATGAAACCACCTGCCCGGTGCTCGAGAGCGCTGGCCGCGCCAACGCACTGCCGGTGATCCGCATCGTCGCGCCCGAAGGCAACTACGACTACCAGAACAAGTACTTCACCGACACCACGCAGTACCACTGCCCGAGCGGCTTGCCGCAGTCGGAGGAGCAGGACATCCAGCGCATCGTCGAGAAGGCCTTCCGCACGCTGGGCTGCCGCGGCTGGGCGCGCGCCGACATCATGGTCCGCGCCAGCGACCGCAAGCCCTTCCTGCTGGAAATCAACACCTCGCCCGGCATGACCAGCCATTCGCTGGTGCCGATGGCGGCACGCGCTTCGGGCATCAGCTACGAAGACCTGTGCCTGCGCATCCTGGCCAATGCCGCGCTCGATGGAGGCACAGGCCGGCCATGA
- the murG gene encoding undecaprenyldiphospho-muramoylpentapeptide beta-N-acetylglucosaminyltransferase, translating to MSKTALIMAGGTGGHIFPGLAVAHALRERGWQVHWLGAPGSMESRLVPPQGFTLETIDFSGVRGKGLVTLALLPLRLLKAFWQALAVVRRVKPDVVVGLGGYISFPGGMMAVLAGKPLVLHEQNSVAGMANRVLASVADRVFTAFPQVFKKGQWVGNPLRPAFTQQPAPAERFAGRSGPLRLLVVGGSLGARALNETVPQALALMPADQRPQVLHQSGAQQIEALRANYAAAGVEATLTPFIDDTAQAFADADVIVCRAGASTVTEIAAVGAAAVYVPFPSAVDDHQTRNARFIVDAGGGWLLPQREMNAEMLSNMLLNMQRSTLLERAERAKKMQKTEATTAVVRACEELAA from the coding sequence ATGAGCAAGACCGCATTGATCATGGCCGGCGGCACCGGCGGCCACATCTTCCCGGGCCTGGCCGTGGCGCACGCGCTGCGCGAGCGCGGCTGGCAGGTGCACTGGCTGGGCGCGCCCGGCAGCATGGAGTCGCGGCTGGTGCCGCCCCAGGGCTTCACGCTCGAGACGATCGACTTTTCCGGCGTGCGCGGCAAGGGGCTGGTGACGCTGGCGCTGCTGCCGCTGCGCCTGCTCAAGGCCTTCTGGCAGGCGCTGGCCGTGGTACGCCGCGTCAAGCCCGACGTGGTCGTGGGCCTGGGCGGCTACATCAGCTTTCCTGGCGGCATGATGGCCGTGCTGGCCGGCAAGCCGCTGGTGCTGCATGAGCAGAATTCGGTGGCCGGCATGGCCAACCGGGTGCTGGCCAGCGTCGCCGACCGCGTGTTCACCGCGTTTCCCCAGGTCTTCAAGAAGGGCCAATGGGTCGGCAATCCGCTGCGCCCGGCATTCACGCAGCAGCCGGCGCCGGCCGAGCGCTTCGCGGGCCGCAGCGGCCCGCTGCGCCTGCTGGTGGTGGGCGGCAGCCTGGGTGCGCGCGCGCTCAATGAAACCGTGCCCCAGGCGCTGGCCTTGATGCCCGCCGATCAGCGTCCGCAGGTGCTGCACCAGAGCGGCGCCCAGCAGATCGAGGCGCTGCGCGCGAACTACGCGGCGGCGGGCGTCGAAGCCACGCTCACGCCCTTCATCGACGACACCGCCCAGGCCTTTGCCGATGCCGATGTGATCGTCTGCCGCGCGGGCGCCAGCACCGTGACCGAGATCGCCGCCGTGGGCGCGGCCGCGGTTTACGTACCTTTCCCTTCGGCCGTGGACGACCACCAGACGCGCAACGCGCGTTTCATAGTTGACGCCGGCGGGGGCTGGTTGCTGCCGCAGCGTGAAATGAACGCCGAAATGTTGTCCAATATGCTATTAAATATGCAGCGTTCCACGCTTTTGGAGCGCGCGGAACGAGCGAAGAAGATGCAAAAGACAGAGGCGACCACGGCCGTGGTGCGCGCGTGCGAGGAACTGGCGGCATGA
- the ftsZ gene encoding cell division protein FtsZ, protein MTIEMIEAEEFNQGTQIKVIGVGGGGSNAVEHMIARNVQGVEFVCANTDAQALIRSAAHRTIQLGQSGLGAGSKPEKGREAAEAAVEDIRSAIDGAHMLFITAGMGGGTGTGAAPVIARVAKEMGILTVGVVTKPFDWEGGRRMTNADNGLNELEANVDSLIVVLNEKLLDVLGDDITQDEAFAHANDVLKNAVGGIAEIINEYGQVNVDFEDVRTVMGEPGKAMMGTATAAGPDRARIAAEQAIACPLLEGIDLSGAKGVLVLVTASKGSLKLSESRLAMNTINAYASPDAHVIFGAAYDDSLGDEIRVTVVATGLARQNARRQNMAVLQGGLRTGTDNLSYQLPTGQMGSALAGNGGSGTDFGNMGNMSVPSVWRTNRTQAAARVDALSSGGMEDLEIPAFLRKQAD, encoded by the coding sequence ATGACCATCGAAATGATCGAAGCCGAAGAGTTCAACCAGGGCACACAGATCAAGGTGATCGGTGTGGGCGGCGGCGGCAGCAATGCCGTCGAGCACATGATTGCCCGCAATGTCCAAGGCGTGGAGTTCGTCTGCGCCAACACCGATGCCCAGGCGCTGATCCGCAGCGCCGCGCACCGCACCATCCAGCTCGGCCAGAGCGGCCTGGGCGCGGGCAGCAAGCCCGAGAAGGGCCGCGAAGCCGCCGAAGCCGCCGTCGAAGACATTCGCTCGGCGATCGACGGCGCGCACATGCTGTTCATCACTGCCGGCATGGGCGGCGGCACCGGCACCGGCGCCGCCCCCGTGATCGCGCGCGTGGCCAAGGAGATGGGCATTCTCACGGTGGGCGTGGTGACCAAGCCTTTCGACTGGGAGGGCGGCCGCCGCATGACCAACGCCGACAACGGCCTCAACGAGCTCGAAGCCAATGTCGACTCGCTGATCGTGGTGCTCAACGAGAAGCTGCTCGACGTGCTGGGCGACGACATCACCCAGGACGAAGCGTTTGCGCACGCCAACGACGTGCTGAAGAACGCCGTCGGCGGTATCGCTGAAATCATCAACGAGTACGGCCAGGTCAACGTCGACTTCGAAGACGTGCGCACCGTGATGGGCGAGCCCGGCAAGGCCATGATGGGCACGGCCACGGCCGCGGGCCCCGACCGTGCGCGCATTGCCGCGGAGCAAGCCATTGCCTGCCCGCTGCTCGAAGGCATCGACCTGTCGGGCGCCAAGGGCGTGCTGGTGCTGGTCACGGCGTCGAAGGGCAGCCTCAAGCTGTCGGAGTCGCGCCTGGCCATGAACACCATCAATGCCTACGCTTCGCCCGACGCGCACGTGATCTTCGGCGCCGCCTACGACGACAGCCTGGGCGACGAAATCCGCGTCACCGTGGTCGCCACGGGCCTGGCCCGCCAGAACGCACGCCGCCAGAACATGGCCGTGCTGCAAGGCGGCCTGCGCACCGGCACCGACAACCTGAGCTACCAGCTGCCCACTGGCCAGATGGGCAGCGCACTCGCGGGCAACGGCGGCTCGGGCACCGACTTCGGCAACATGGGCAACATGTCCGTGCCCAGCGTCTGGCGCACCAACCGTACCCAGGCCGCGGCGCGCGTCGATGCGCTGTCGTCGGGCGGCATGGAAGACCTGGAAATCCCGGCCTTCCTGCGCAAGCAAGCGGATTAA
- the murD gene encoding UDP-N-acetylmuramoyl-L-alanine--D-glutamate ligase, whose amino-acid sequence MNTPDTPSTAVDGLLPDEAAPLCAVDQAEPAPGLDAAAPVLNDAAHDAPAGEAPAETAVPAAAPVPPLSSLRAAQDAEAFVAQIFAQVAAPAGEPEAEVAPQAQAEAAPELPPVPAGWPQAADAQELPLAGQQLLVLGLGASGLAMARWCARLGAQVTVADTRQAPPQLAVLQQELPQVRFVAGAFDAALLDGQNFTTVYRSPGLSPAQLAPVLEAARVQALGLSGELDLFALALQALARGHGYQPAVLAITGTNGKTTVTSLTGQLLAHAGMSVAVAGNIGPTLLDTLSGHIDAGTLPQAWVLELSSFQLEAATGFSPTAAAVLNISQDHLDWHGSLDAYAAAKARIFGDGLMVLNREDPAVMQMLPAPTRVKLQRPQERQHVTFGGDMPRRPGDFGIEVVAGMAWLVRALEADETGKRARAPQDDLHIQRLMPADALRIRGRHNAINALSALALASAAGCALAPMLYGLREYRGEPHRVEPVGVVGDVEFFDDSKGTNVGATVAALTGLGADRRLVVIMGGEGKGQDFSPLAAPVARYARAVVLIGRDAPRIRAALEGQGVPLHAAATMPDAVAMAHAQARPGEAVLMSPACASFDMFKDYEDRARQFVQAVQDLAHDAGHDLEGGL is encoded by the coding sequence ATGAATACGCCCGACACCCCCTCAACCGCCGTCGACGGCCTGCTGCCGGACGAAGCCGCGCCCCTGTGCGCCGTGGACCAGGCCGAGCCTGCGCCCGGCTTGGACGCGGCTGCGCCCGTCTTGAATGACGCGGCGCACGATGCCCCGGCTGGCGAAGCGCCGGCCGAGACGGCCGTGCCCGCCGCCGCGCCCGTGCCGCCATTGAGCAGCCTGCGTGCGGCGCAGGACGCCGAAGCCTTTGTCGCGCAGATCTTCGCGCAGGTGGCCGCGCCCGCCGGCGAGCCCGAGGCCGAGGTGGCGCCGCAAGCCCAGGCCGAAGCCGCGCCCGAATTGCCGCCCGTGCCCGCGGGCTGGCCGCAGGCAGCCGATGCGCAGGAACTGCCATTGGCCGGCCAGCAACTGCTGGTGCTGGGCCTGGGCGCCTCGGGCCTGGCGATGGCGCGCTGGTGCGCGCGCCTCGGGGCGCAGGTCACGGTGGCCGATACGCGCCAGGCGCCGCCGCAGCTGGCGGTGCTGCAGCAGGAGCTGCCGCAGGTGCGCTTCGTGGCAGGCGCGTTCGATGCCGCGCTGCTCGACGGCCAGAATTTCACGACCGTCTACCGTTCGCCCGGCCTGAGCCCGGCGCAGCTCGCGCCCGTGCTCGAAGCCGCGCGGGTGCAGGCCCTGGGCCTGAGCGGCGAACTCGATCTGTTCGCGCTGGCGCTGCAGGCGCTGGCCCGCGGCCATGGCTACCAGCCCGCGGTGCTGGCGATCACCGGCACCAACGGCAAGACCACGGTCACCTCGCTCACGGGACAGCTGCTGGCGCATGCGGGCATGAGCGTGGCCGTGGCCGGCAACATCGGCCCGACGCTGCTGGACACCTTGTCCGGCCATATCGATGCCGGCACGCTGCCGCAGGCCTGGGTGCTGGAGCTGTCGAGCTTCCAGCTCGAGGCCGCCACGGGCTTTTCGCCCACGGCCGCGGCGGTGCTCAATATCAGCCAGGACCATCTGGACTGGCACGGCAGCCTCGACGCCTATGCCGCGGCCAAGGCGCGCATTTTCGGCGACGGCCTGATGGTGCTCAACCGCGAAGACCCGGCCGTGATGCAGATGCTGCCCGCGCCCACGCGCGTCAAGCTGCAGCGCCCGCAGGAGCGCCAGCATGTCACCTTTGGCGGCGACATGCCGCGCCGCCCGGGCGACTTCGGCATCGAGGTCGTGGCTGGCATGGCCTGGCTGGTGCGCGCGCTCGAAGCCGATGAAACCGGCAAGCGCGCACGCGCGCCGCAGGACGATCTGCACATCCAGCGGCTGATGCCCGCCGATGCGCTGCGCATCCGCGGCCGGCACAACGCGATCAATGCGCTGTCGGCGCTGGCGCTGGCCTCGGCCGCGGGCTGCGCGCTCGCGCCCATGCTGTACGGCCTGCGCGAATACCGCGGCGAGCCGCACCGCGTCGAGCCCGTGGGCGTGGTCGGCGACGTCGAATTCTTCGACGACAGCAAGGGCACCAATGTCGGCGCCACCGTGGCCGCGCTCACCGGCCTGGGTGCCGACCGCCGGCTGGTGGTGATCATGGGCGGCGAAGGCAAGGGGCAGGATTTCTCGCCGCTGGCCGCGCCGGTCGCGCGCTATGCGCGTGCCGTGGTGCTGATCGGGCGCGATGCGCCGCGCATCCGCGCCGCGCTCGAAGGCCAGGGCGTGCCGCTGCACGCTGCGGCGACGATGCCCGATGCCGTGGCCATGGCCCACGCCCAGGCGCGGCCCGGCGAGGCGGTGCTGATGTCGCCGGCGTGTGCGAGCTTCGACATGTTCAAGGATTACGAAGACCGCGCGCGCCAGTTCGTGCAGGCGGTGCAGGACCTGGCGCATGACGCCGGCCATGACCTGGAGGGCGGGTTGTGA
- the ftsA gene encoding cell division protein FtsA, which translates to MAREYKDVVVGLDIGTAKVMAVVAEVLPNGELKLAGLGVAPGNGLKRGVVVNIDATVQSIQLALKEAELMADCKIQRVCTGITGSHIRGLNSSGMVAVKDKEVTPTDVARVVETAKAINISSDQRLLLVEPQEFVIDGQDVKEPIGMSGIRLEAKIHIVTGAQSAAENIIKCVRRCGLEVEQLLLNPLASSQAVLTDDERELGVAVVDIGAGTTDVAIFTGGAIRHTAVIPIAGDLITSDIAMALRTPTKDAEDIKVESGYAKQLLADPDSQVEVPGLGDRSPRMISKQALAGVIEPRVEEIFSLVQQVIRESGYEEVLSSGIVITGGSSVMPGMVELAEDIFLKPVRRGIPKYSSALADMVAQPRSATVMGLLDEARLARLRGFKVAQKSGSMKTAFGRFKDFIVGNF; encoded by the coding sequence ATGGCAAGAGAATACAAAGATGTGGTTGTCGGCCTGGACATTGGCACCGCCAAGGTCATGGCCGTGGTGGCCGAAGTGCTGCCCAATGGCGAGCTCAAGCTGGCGGGCCTGGGCGTGGCCCCGGGCAACGGGCTCAAGCGCGGCGTGGTGGTGAACATCGACGCCACGGTGCAGAGCATCCAGCTCGCGCTCAAGGAGGCCGAACTGATGGCCGACTGCAAGATCCAGCGCGTATGCACCGGCATCACCGGCAGCCATATCCGCGGGCTCAATTCCAGCGGCATGGTGGCCGTGAAGGACAAGGAAGTCACGCCCACCGACGTCGCGCGCGTGGTCGAGACCGCCAAGGCGATCAACATCTCCTCCGACCAGCGGCTGCTGCTGGTCGAGCCGCAGGAGTTCGTGATCGACGGCCAGGACGTGAAGGAGCCGATCGGCATGAGCGGCATCCGCCTCGAGGCCAAGATCCACATCGTCACGGGCGCGCAGAGCGCGGCCGAGAACATCATCAAGTGCGTGCGCCGCTGCGGCCTCGAAGTCGAGCAGCTGCTGCTCAACCCGCTGGCCTCGAGCCAGGCGGTGCTCACCGATGACGAGCGCGAACTGGGCGTGGCCGTGGTCGACATCGGCGCCGGCACGACCGACGTCGCGATCTTCACCGGCGGCGCGATCCGCCACACCGCCGTGATCCCGATCGCGGGCGACCTGATCACCAGCGACATCGCGATGGCGCTGCGCACGCCGACCAAGGACGCCGAGGACATCAAGGTCGAGAGCGGCTATGCCAAGCAGCTGCTGGCCGACCCCGACAGCCAGGTCGAGGTGCCCGGCCTGGGCGACCGCAGCCCGCGCATGATCAGCAAGCAGGCGCTGGCCGGCGTGATCGAGCCGCGCGTCGAGGAGATCTTTTCGCTGGTGCAGCAGGTGATCCGCGAGTCGGGCTACGAGGAAGTGCTGTCGTCGGGCATCGTGATCACGGGCGGCAGCTCGGTCATGCCGGGCATGGTCGAACTGGCCGAGGACATCTTCCTCAAACCCGTGCGCCGCGGCATTCCCAAGTATTCCAGCGCTTTGGCTGACATGGTGGCCCAGCCGCGCTCGGCTACAGTCATGGGTTTGCTTGACGAAGCGCGCCTGGCGCGCCTGCGCGGTTTCAAGGTGGCACAAAAGAGTGGCTCGATGAAGACCGCTTTTGGCCGTTTCAAAGACTTCATTGTGGGAAACTTCTAG
- the murC gene encoding UDP-N-acetylmuramate--L-alanine ligase: MKHAIHHIHFVGLGGAGMSGIAEVLNHLGYRISGSDLVDSPSLQRLKSLGITTCVGHAAKHIEGADVVVTSTAVTADNPEVLAARANKIPVVPRALMLAELMRFKHGIAIAGAHGKTTTTSLVTCVLAEAGLDPTFVIGGKLNSVGANAQLGQGDYIVVEADESDASFLNLLPCMAVVTNIDADHMETYGHDFGRLKSAFVEFLHRMPFYGRAILCTDSPAIRDILPTVARPVTTYGFSEDAQVRAVNVQARGAEMHFTVRREAQPGNGGYPDLDVVLSLPGRHNVLNALAAVAIAMELEIDDAALLRALQNFKGVGRRFQSYGVLPCAGGEFSVIDDYGHHPVEMAATLAAARGAFPGQRLVLAFQPHRYSRTRDCFEDFVKVIGEADLVLLTEVYAAGETPIVAADGRSLARALRVAGRVEPVFVQEVADLPRAIADNARPGDVVLCMGAGSIGAVPGRLVQMLAQQPSEEKVGI, encoded by the coding sequence ATGAAACACGCCATCCACCACATCCATTTTGTCGGCCTGGGCGGCGCCGGCATGAGCGGCATCGCCGAAGTGCTGAACCATCTGGGCTACCGGATCTCGGGTTCCGACCTGGTCGACAGCCCCAGCCTGCAGCGCCTCAAGAGCCTGGGCATCACCACCTGCGTCGGCCATGCGGCCAAGCATATCGAAGGCGCGGACGTCGTCGTGACCTCGACGGCCGTGACGGCCGACAACCCCGAAGTGCTGGCCGCGCGCGCGAACAAGATTCCCGTCGTGCCGCGCGCGCTGATGCTGGCCGAGCTGATGCGCTTCAAGCACGGCATTGCGATTGCCGGCGCGCATGGCAAGACCACGACCACCAGCCTGGTGACCTGCGTGCTGGCCGAAGCCGGGCTCGACCCGACCTTCGTCATCGGCGGCAAGCTCAACAGCGTGGGCGCGAACGCGCAGCTGGGGCAGGGCGACTACATCGTCGTCGAGGCCGACGAGTCGGATGCCTCGTTCCTGAACCTGCTGCCCTGCATGGCCGTGGTGACGAACATCGATGCCGACCACATGGAAACCTACGGCCATGACTTCGGCAGGCTCAAGAGCGCGTTTGTCGAATTCCTGCACCGCATGCCCTTCTATGGCCGCGCCATCCTGTGCACGGACAGCCCGGCGATCCGCGACATCCTGCCGACGGTGGCGCGGCCCGTGACCACCTACGGCTTCAGCGAAGACGCCCAGGTGCGCGCCGTCAACGTGCAGGCGCGCGGCGCCGAGATGCATTTCACCGTGCGCCGCGAGGCGCAGCCGGGCAATGGCGGCTACCCCGACCTGGACGTCGTGCTGAGCCTGCCGGGCCGGCACAACGTGCTCAACGCGCTGGCCGCAGTGGCCATTGCCATGGAGCTCGAGATCGACGACGCCGCGCTGCTGCGCGCGCTGCAGAACTTCAAGGGCGTGGGCCGGCGCTTCCAGAGCTATGGCGTGCTGCCCTGTGCGGGCGGCGAATTCAGCGTCATCGACGACTACGGCCACCACCCGGTGGAGATGGCGGCGACGCTGGCCGCGGCGCGTGGCGCGTTTCCGGGCCAGCGCCTGGTGCTGGCCTTCCAGCCGCACCGCTACAGCCGCACGCGCGACTGCTTCGAGGATTTCGTCAAGGTCATCGGCGAAGCCGATCTGGTGCTGCTGACCGAGGTCTATGCCGCGGGCGAGACGCCCATCGTCGCCGCCGACGGCCGCTCGCTGGCGCGCGCGCTGCGCGTGGCGGGACGTGTGGAGCCGGTATTTGTGCAGGAGGTTGCCGATCTGCCGCGTGCCATCGCCGACAATGCGCGGCCCGGCGATGTCGTGCTGTGCATGGGCGCGGGCTCGATTGGCGCGGTGCCGGGCAGGCTGGTGCAGATGCTGGCGCAGCAGCCCAGCGAAGAGAAGGTCGGGATATGA